Proteins encoded by one window of Cylindrospermum stagnale PCC 7417:
- a CDS encoding TnsA endonuclease C-terminal domain-containing protein — MDPNQTQLIKAIIQEQPGITLRELLYKVNKVSADEIYQLVATEKIYVDLKATATESYPNRPWN, encoded by the coding sequence ATAGATCCGAATCAAACACAACTTATAAAAGCAATAATTCAGGAACAACCTGGAATAACTCTGAGGGAATTGCTCTATAAAGTTAATAAAGTTAGTGCAGATGAAATTTACCAACTGGTTGCCACTGAAAAAATTTATGTGGATTTAAAGGCAACCGCAACCGAAAGCTACCCCAACAGACCTTGGAACTGA